The following is a genomic window from Phaseolus vulgaris cultivar G19833 chromosome 6, P. vulgaris v2.0, whole genome shotgun sequence.
aatgttCTCGCTTTCACTGTCATTGATAAAAAGGCCACaatctttttttcaaaaaaaagaTTCTTTCGCATTCCCCTTCCTCCTTGCTCCTATTCTTCTAAGTGTAATTCCTAACACCATTTTTACTTTGCATTTTTTCTTCACTAGTTCTGTCTGTCAAAATTCCATGGGTGCATGTTTGAGTAAGAAAAAAGGGTCTTCTACTTCTACCTCTTCCCCTCTTGCTGCGACCAAGTCAGCTTCCGCAGTTGCTGAGCTGAAGAATCCTTCTCTTATTGGTGTCAATGTTTCCAAACCCAAACTGGAAACTGACCCAGAGGTGAAACTGAAGAAGGAGAATTCTAAGAAAGTGGAAGAGAAACATGAGGCAGTGCCAGAAGTTGAGGGACATGTGAAAAAGGAGATATTCATCATAAAGCACAGGAAGAGCCATGATGATAGAGAAAGAAATTCCAAGTCGCCACCTTGCACAACTCAGCAGAATGTCACCACTGAATCAATGGGTGACATAGCCGCACAACCAGCAGCAACAAACATGGGTGTTGTAGCTGTGAGGACTTCAAGCTGCACCAAAGAGGAGGTGGATGCAATTCTCATACAGTGTGGGAGACTCAGCAGAAGCTCTTCAGGTAATGCTGTTGCTGCTTCTGGTGAACACAGAAGAAAGTACTCAGGTTCAAAGAGAAGTTATGATTTTGACCATTGTGACAATGACACCATTTCCAACGATGAGGACTCCAAGAAGGCCAATGCCAATGAAAGCAACAGTGATTTGTGTGAGGATGAAAGGCACCAACACCGGCTGCGACACCGCCAGTCACCTAGTCCGAGGCCTTCTTCTCAGGAAAGGAGAAGAAGAACACCAAGCAGGGAAAGAGACCAGCAACAACGGTCAAGCAGTAGAGAGAGGAGAGTTAGCAGATCTCCTGGAAGAAGGTCATCAGAGAACACATCTGCCAACGCAAGAAACAATAGCAACACTAGTTCTAGGCCTGGGAAAATGGTTTCAGTGCCTGCCACTGTTTCATCACTAGTGATGGATAAGAGTAACAATAATGGTGGTGGTGGGGAATCTGCAGCAACCACTGGCATCAAGAGGATAACAGTGAAGAGAAATGTTGGTGCTGCTTCACCGCGTTCTCAGTCTCCTGCAAGAGCAAATGGGAATGCAGCAAATGCTAATAAAGCATTCAACGAGAATCAGCCGCCCCCATCCCTTAGCCGTAGCTCTTCAAGGAAAGCAGAACAATCACCTTACAAAAGAAATCCATTGAGTGAGATTGAACCTAACTCCCTTGCTTTTCCACATTCAACAGCCAACAATAACAGCAGCAGGGTTCAAAACAGACCCAAAAAGGAATTTGAAACAGAGGCTATTCAGGTACTATTAACTCTTTAATATTTGGTTCAGAATTTATCAGCATTGGAGATTCGACCTTTCGACATTTCACCTTTCATGTTTAGAAATGGATTAAACTTGTTGGTGTGATTAATGTAAGTTATATGTAATGATGTTTATCCTCATTGCAGAGAACAAATAGCAGCAGAACTGCATTGGACAAGGGCATGACTGTAACTTACAATACAAAGGTGCAACCCGAGGGAGATATCAAAGTGCAGTCTTTAATTACTGATAATGCTGTGGTGAAAACAATGGTACCACCAGGGTTGGACAACCTAAAACCCCATAAATTAACAAGAAGCAGATCTTCAAGGCGATCCCAGGACTTAGACCTCAACCCTGAAGCTCTATTGAATCCTCCTCAGTCCTACGCTTCACTGCTCCTTGAAGATATCCAGAACTTCCATCAGAAGAGCACTCCACCTGTTTCTCTCCCAGCTTGTGTCACCAAGGCTTGCTCTATCCTCGAAGCTGTTGCTGAACTCAACTCTAACACCAACTTAAATTTCGGTGGTGCAGAGGACAGGAGAAGTCCACCAACTTTTCAGTGTAGTAGGAATGACTACAATGTTCCATTGACTGCCAATGATTATGGGAAGAGGGAGCCAGATGCTGAGGACCCAGTTGTGGAATCTATGTTAGTATTCAATGATGATGATGTGTTGGAATCAAGCTTGCATAAGTATGTGACAGTGAATAGGGGTGGTTCAGTCGGTGGGGTGGACATGGAAGACCAAGAGTCTTCAGGAAGCAACAGTTTCACTGTCGGTAATGGTCAACAGCAGTGGgggatttcttcttcttcatgggaGCCCAGCTCTGTTGAATCAAGAGATTGCTGGACTTCAAGATTGAACTACTCCAGAGAGGAAGGTCAGAAAAGTCCATTAGGCTTGGAAGGGAGTGTGTCATCTGAAACAGGATGTGATGTGGATGGAGCCAGGAAGAAGTTGAACAGCAACGGGAGGGAGTGTGATCATCAGCATGGGAGTGGGATAGGACGTGGAAGGCTTGGTGCCAATAAAGTACTTCACACCATACCTATTGTCACAGCATCTGCACCCACATAGATTGTGTTGAAAGATATTCCCTTCATCTTGTATGTTAGACTTCTTGAGTTTAAACATTTCTAATGTTTGTGGTTGCACACTTTGCGGCCACTTCTCATTTAATTAAGGTCAATATTTTAACTTGTCTCAAATTGGAACCATATACTCTTTATTTCTACAACTGGAACCGTATAACAGATACTTAACAATGGTCACGGCAATGATATCTTACAATTTCCAAATAAAAATGGAAACAAGAGCtgttacattaaataaattaataaacagTTTATTTCGATTTTGCAGTGttgtacaatttaaaattcCGGGAGACTAGTCAACAGTTTGTTGCAATTGAATTTGGCTGGTATAGCTTTTCTCCCTTTTAGTGTAGAAGTTAACCTGTTTCCTGCATTGCTATATATAGTTGTTGATTTAGATTACTGCAGCTGAATCATATAATTAATAAGTTCTGAATCTTTAGTTAATAATACTCTCAGACGGTTCACATTTTAATTGATCGAGTACTCTACAACTGATGCATAAACTAGAAGTTATAATTTGATTAAGCTCCTTAAATGCAGGGACTGAAATCAATATATTTCTTTCATAACAGACTCAAAACATACCAAACTTGTCATATCaatataatttcttttgtaaCAGATTCACTATACATCAACCTTGCCATATACTACTGGtcataataatatatacattCTATTGAGTCCATAACATCTTATACAACAAAAGAACCTTTCCGGAAATAATTTATTCCGACAAGGCTTGTGTTTTGCCCAAGTAACTTCCAAATTTTTGGTATATGTTGCCTTAGGAAGAGGCTCGAGCCTAatttaactaacaaaacaaaactttatttACACCACAAAGCATGGTTACAAAGGCTGAAACTCGTTTATCACCAACTTTCTCCTCACGACCAAACTCGCTTCTAGCGTTCCCAATTTGAGTTCATGGAAACATCTAATTCCCCGAGCAATTTTTTACCATTGGATAAGGTTGAAAGAACCAGGCAAAAATGGAAGTTCATTCAGCAATGCTTTTGAAGTTAACCATGTATATTCCAACCACAGTGATCAAGGCCCCAACAAGTTGTACAGGAGAGAAGGTCTCACCAAGATAGAGAAACCTGAAATACCAAAGCAAAATGTAAGTCATACTCAAAGGTCCTcaaaaagaaatgaaaaccttaaaaatgaaagagaaaataCTAGTACCAAAAAAGCAAGAAGAACTTCAAGATATTATGAAAGAATGTCATTGAATTTCCAAAACTTTAAATGTAGAGAGGGttacttttttttctccttAATGACATTCCTAGTAGAAATCTGAAAGTAATTGAAAATCCTATGGCTCTTTCCCACTGTGAGGCAGCCTTACCCAAAAATTGAAGCAAACATTGGAGTTAAAAAGGTGAGTGAACTGAGCTTGGTCAAGCTACCTGCAGTCACAAATGCAATATCATATGGTGGTCTATTTCTTAGGGATCAATatagattttgaaaaacaaaaagaagaatCTTCAAAGCCGTATGCCTACGAGTTATAGCTAAAGATGCATCAATAACAGTGATTACAATATTGAAGAATAAATTAACCATTTCGGATTTAACATGGAATCTGGAATTCTCAGTGACCATAAAAGGAAATTCAttgatgaagagaaaaaaatatacgGGGAGAAATATAGACCTTTAGTTGCACTGTAAAAGAACACGCCATAGCTGACAGCACTTCCAAAAACAGATGTATATAGGAGTGCCAATATATCagttgaactgtactctttgaGACTCCCACTCACCGCAGGGTCATTGTTAAGAACTGAGAATAGCAGAAGTGGGAGACCACCAATAATCATATGCTGCAATAGAAAAGGGTACAGTTTTGACCTATAAGCTTATAACCATAACATCATATGTGATATAGCGTCCTCCATTTTGCTTGTCTTTTCCTATTTTTTACTcagacaacatttttttttctgaaataatcaaataagatATGAATACAAGAACACAATACACTCCATTTCACTAGTATCACATACAAACTTACTATTAAGATATACAATATTTCTAGAGACATCTGCAGAAATAAATTGTGCTGCAACAATAATAGTGAACCATAAAGTAGAAGCATATCCAAATTTTTGGTTTGGCAAACTTGCCATGTCTGGTTTTAAAACTGACAATGCAAAGAGGCAATATGACACATTAAAACAAACACGATTATTTAGTTAAGTGCCATAGGTATTTAACAATGTTAATCAAATCAACATAAAGATATCAAACACTCTACAGTCAAAAGGGATTTGAAGCACACCCATCCAGTTGCCATGACAGAATCAGAGTACTTGGAGACCCACCGGACCATGACTGTGCCAACTGCCATACTCTGAGCTGCAAGAAGCATCCACCACTCACCACTTCCCCACAAAGAGAAGTTGCTTTCATCAAATGATAGGGCGGGTAGCTGCAACAAAATTACCAGTGCTTGCATTACTAATAATATGTCGACAGCATTTGACAGGCTCacaaaaaattgtatatttcgAAGTAATAAAGAGTAAATAGGTAATTGCATAAAACTTTTGGATGATGGTAACAACTTCAAAACGTATCCTTAACATCATTCTAAATCAAATATACAAGAATTCAACAGTTAATTTTGTGTTCTGCTTTAAAGGGTACGATAATAACTAGTGATGTTTGCTTAAAACTAAATCCGGAATCAAATATTACCTCGAGTAGTACAAGTCCAATGACACCAAGTACAAGCCCAGCAGCTCCAACAACTCCGATTGACTCCCCAAATAACAAAGCCGCAAGTACAGCCACAGTCAAAGGTTGTGAATCAATTATAACCTGCAATATCACCCATGGTAGATAATAAAAAGCATGCAACAATAATGGCTGTCGCTGTCAGAATTTGAAAGTAGAATTTGAATCAATATAAAATTCActctattaaaataataatataatttgtataGAATGCAATTACTATgcaaaaaagaaaattacatgAATTGTCATGTATGATCACAAAATTATTAACTTTCTATAATAACTATTTAgaagaaatatatttaaagtgAATTCTAATTGATTGATAGAACTAAACTTTATACTGAGAATTTATCAAAactaattaaagatatttataTTGTTAAACCCACCAGACATTAACAATAGTAAAAATAGTTATATTGTTAACACATCGGTTAATTACATTAGGATtatctttttaaataattattataaaaatgaacAAACTTCTCCTGCATAACTATGGTATTATAATAACAAAGTTAGCAAACCTTCACATTGTTGGAGTATTATGCTTATAACATTTTCTAGTACAGTATTTTATAAAGGAAGCATTGTATAAAAAGTAAATGTACTAATAAGATTTAGGAAAATCTTCTCAATAAGTATTATatgaaaaaacttaaataagTTTGTTCATAAACTAATACTAGCTAAACATAGATAAACAATCACTATTTAAAGAAACTAACAtgacataaattttaaatataactcATACATAAACAAAATTTGGCTTGTAGATAAGTTATCACAAAAAAACTAGTAGATACATAAACTAAattaaacttataaaaaattcatttttctttcattcttttaAATGTACTTATGATGTAGTTTGTCCACTGCAGAGTTAATTTGAATGCATAATAATGCGCGGTAAAATTGATTAAGAAATTAAGTGGCAACATACGCTTCCTAAACCAGCTGAAGTCCTCTGCAACCCTTCTGCGAGAAAACCCTGTCACAATCAGTTGATCAAACTTCAACCTATAAGCATTGtattttattaagataaaaCATACATGCAAGTGAAATGCGAAGAAGAAGGACCTGAAAGCAAGTGGCATCAACGAGAGCAAATAGTGTGATGGAAAGCCAAGCGTTGAAGCCAGAAGGAAGAGACTTTCCTTTCGAAGCCGCGAAACCCACGAGAAGAAACCCCGCCGGAATGAGGCGAAAAGCGGAAACGAAGAACGGTCCACATTTCGGAAGCACTTCCTTCATCGCCACCATGGCCGTGCCCCAGAAGAAGAACGGTGAAACCAACACCGTCCATTCCCACAGCGCTTCTGCGAGACACGGAATCGACGATGACGATGAAAGTGGCTCCAATTCTGTCTTTTCCGTGTTCACGAGGCACTCCACGTCTTGTCCCGTTCCCACGCAATCCACGGAGTCCGGAGGCGGCGCCGGAGAATCCGGCAAGGCTGTTTTGTTGGAGCATGGAACTCTAAATCGGAGATAAGGTGGAGCGGCGGTGGAACGAGTAAAGGAAGAAGGGGGGAATCTGAGGGTTCGGATGTCAAATTGGGAAGTGATGGAGTAGCGGCGggcggtggtggtggtggtggcgaCGGCGAGGGTGGGGGAGGGAGAAGAGCACCACCACGACGCCATTGTTGGAGTGAGTGGTGGTGTTTAGGTGATGTGTTGCGTTTAATATCAGAAACAGTAACTGGAAATTTGTGGTGCAATCCTAGTGTAATATTGaaatagaatttaaataaagcaccttattttgttttgaaaaatgtaaataaaaattacttcaaGAACTTCTTATCaagaaatattttagattttaattttccgatcagaatatattttcaattttgtatttcagattttttttccaaaataattttttagttttgaattatatttattattccaGATTTTCTTATCCAGAGAATAAaggtaattttgaaaatttaaagcATGAAGAAGAGGTCGTTTCTTCCTCCACCCTtacatatttttcttcctgcaccctcacAAGGTTACGCAAACACAAAActatctctctctctatatatttttttttattctgaatTATGAAATCCGGTAAATTTTCAGATTAGCGTTTCcggtaaaattttggattggtGCGTATGGTAATCTCTCGGATTGGTGCTTTCGGTAGTATATGAATGatagtgttaatccaaaataaaaaaatgcaaaacattcataattaaaaaaaccatttcggatcctccaatccgtaattcaaaatatgcattccagattcagaaatccataattgaaaaaaatcattccagatCCACTAATtcgtaatagaaattaggcttTTGAATTCAACAATCcgaaaatcaacaatttatgcaaaTTTTGCTTTTGGAACACTCTCTCATCCAGAAAGCAACATGATTTacttccggattgatgaatccataGCATACTCTCAGATACCGAATTCAAATAATAGGTGAAGGTCAGTTTtggaatttacaaaattgtgggggtgcaggaagaaaaatgtaggggtgcaggaagaaactgccgaAGAAGAATAGGTCTCGGCCCCAAAGTTAGTTGGGCTAGATTTTAATCCATTGGGCTTGGTGAAGCCGAATCCAGTAAAGTTTGACGAATTGGTCAGCCCACACACAAATAGTGTATAATTAAACTTCATTTTCAGTGAATTGACCAAAATTTTAGTAATAGTAGAAGAAGAAATGGTCAGAAAAGAACCAAACGAAAAAGTAATAGCTGACTATTTCCGAAAACTActtaaatccatatttttttttcaaaatcactaaactttaaaacaaataatatttaaaatataacaatttAGATAAGACTATTAGGTGAGTggaaattgaattttatattcaaaattaaattgaCACACATGTtggttaattatttttatttcttttactaaATGTAACAATGAAACGTGAAGagctttgactttgactttggaaCGCGTTATATGCGGCTGAAAAAAGCATCCACTCAATATCAACCATTTGTTTACATAAAATATgctttttacaattttattatataattagagACTCACACAATTTGTCATAGTGGCATAATTTATACTTTCTAATTCATTActtcatttaaattaaaaaataaagtattttataatatataattaagtataaaccttattttataaatttaaattaaatttaaaagtcaCTTCTTAATACACACTCATCTTTTTAGACCAAtagtataattatataatttcagAGCATAGTTTGTAAATGATTATGTACTGTTAAGAGTTTATACAGATTCAAACCAGGGGTTATATCGTCAAACATTGTGACGTTGAGTTTGAAACTGTGGAACAGTTTGTGTGCACGATTTCAATGGTTTATAACATTGGCAATTTCCTTCACttaatattttcctttttccaATTGTGAGACAAAACTAGAATTGACaacatttaaaaattgtgtTGAAAATCTATatgattaaaaagaaaaaacagagtaTATTACCAATGAAGAAATATAtgagttttgtttttttaaatgacagtaacatttttatttattttatcgaATCAGAAACAGTATTACATGGTAAGATACATGCCACTGTTAAAGAATATATCTTCTGTCATTACCATAAGTAAAAGAAATATAGTTTATACAACATGgtttattatattttacttCATCATATAGCATTTTCTTATAAACACTGGTTCATGACTTTTTGCATAAGATCCCAAATGGATAATTGTTTTATGCAGCAACTAACCTTATTTATATATACCTGTTGTGTGAACATTTTATGAAAGAACTTTGATTTGGTAGCTAAAAATGCTTAAAATCACAAAAGTTGTTCGATTTGCGTCAGCATTATAAAGACACAAGGTTGAATAATCGCCCCATTTGATTGATAATTCTGCAGACATAAATAAACCAGAGAGTGACTCTTTCAAGTTTTAACATTTCAAGTCAAACATTAATAGGAAGCTTCAATCTGCTCATTTGTCATTACCTGCTCCTCAACGCGTTCATCTTCCCACCCTCTTTCTCCACACACCCTTTTCAATATTCAGTAAcctatatattaaatatacatACAGAAGTTAACCaacaaagagaagaagaaggaaaatcATCAAGAGCTAGAAGCTTTGTCTGGTGTCTACAAAACTTTTGCAGTGATAAATTTTGTATAATATATGATATATTATAGATTCTGATTGCTATTTTGACAGCAACAAAATGATGGCAGAACACCAAAGAATTCATCCTGTTCATGATGTGGAGGCACCACACAGACCTTTGGTGCCTGGAAACAGTTATAAATCTGATAGGGTTTTTCCTAAACGGACCTTTCCTGCGATGCATTCCAAGCCACCAAAGAGAAGAAGCTGTTGCTGCAGGTTTTTGTGTTGGACACTTAGCATATTGCTGATTTTGATCGTTGCTATTGGCATCACAGTAGGGATCATATACCTTGTGTTTAGGCCAAAGCTGCCCAAATACTCAGTGGACCAACTGAGGATAAGCCAGTTCAGTGTTTCTGACAGCAACACTCTCTCAGCAACCTTCAATGTGGCGATCACTGCAACAAATCCAAACAAGAAGATTGGGATATACTATGAGGGTGGAAGCCACATAAGTGCTTTGTACATGGACACACAATTGTGTGAAGGGTCTTTGCCAAAGTTCTACCAGGGTCACAGGAACACCACAGTGCTTGATCTGTCTCTAACAGGTGAAGCACAAGATGCAAGTGCCCTAATGAGTAGAATTCAGGAGCAGCTGCAACAGACCAACAATATTCCCCTTGATCTTAAGGTTAATCAACCTGTGAGGGTTAAGCTTGGTAAGTTGAAGCTCTTCAAAATCAAGTTCAGGGTTAGGTGCAAGCTTTTGGTGGATAATCTTGGTGCTAATAATGATATTAGCATTTCAAGCAGTGATTGTAAGTTCAGGTTTAGGCTATGAATTCACTAGTGCATATTACTCTTGATTAGTATAGTGCATGTgccatatatttattttatgttcttttcatcttttttgTCGTTTGTTTGATTGATATTTTTCATAAGGGTTTGAGGATCAGATGTGGTTTTTCTCTCCATCAGCACTTTCAGAATTGAAGTACAGTTCTTGTAATTTGATTCTATTTATTCAACCACTATTCCTTACTCACAAATCAGCATGCATTATTATCTGGTTCTTATGCTTAATTAATCACAATTAGCCAGCATCTTATTTCATATGATCTTTATTTCCATAATTATTCATTGCTGCTCTCCAACTAAACCATGAAAAGAGAATTACAttgtttatttctttttgtttctGGGATCTGTTGTATACATGTATATAAAGTgaattataagataaaataccatttttaattaattattataattttaacatGAAATCACTGTCAACATTTCTTTTTTAGGTGAtgataaaacatttatttaattaatattattgagattttattaaaaaagtaacTAATATTTCTGATAATCAATATTTTGGTAGCTTCAAGATGTTTTATCACTGGTTATgggatatatatttttaattataattaataggATGTaagattaattaattataactaaaataacAAGGAAACAAAGTCTCaagaaatttttaattatacaacataacactacaacaaaatcatgaaatagaaactaattttagaaaaaataaataattagttgttatagtgactaaattagaaattattttagaaactatttttttttgtttttaaattagtttctattattgttaaaggtatctaattaactaccaatgttttaactatcaattatttatatactaatttagaaaccatttaataataataaaaactaatttaaaaatcaaaatgtttgttattctctaaaatggtttctaatttaattactataacaattaattattttttgtctttaaaattaatttctatttcatttttcaataattaaaCACAAAGAGTTTACaattatattaacatttttacaatatatattatcttgaaaataaactaataaaaacaCAATTAGCAAATAGTTCATTAGTTTTTAGGGATTTCCATTACTTTACTTTATTTCCGCATGATCATATTCGGTTCTATTTGGCCACCACCGTTCTATGTAATCGTTAACaagttattcatatttttataattaaagtaaaaatttatttaaaattaaatctcttacatttttcaataattaaaCACAAAGAGTTTACAATTATATTAACTCGTCTTTTATATTTCCCCCCAAGTCATTTTTCCACACAACTTCTAAAGGggaaattacattttttaagattttacaatttttaaaattattattattctattcaaatttaaataaatcgTTATTTAAATTGTAACAACTATTTTCTATTAAACTTTATTATATTCCATTAATTATTGTTCCTACAAATATGTTATTTCTTTAAGTTTAAACAAAGTTAAATgctaatataatttattaaaataattttagatgtataattaaattattatatatgaaatTTTATGCCTACACGATGTATCACATAAAAAAGTAGTGTTGGACTTGTTTTGTTCAACCGAGACGCAGACTCTCCGACATCAAAGGTAGCAACTTTTGCAGAACAACCTTCGTATCCTCGCCGTACATTGTCACCGACTCCATATGTTGGATGGAAAATCGGGCCTCTGATTAAAAGCGGGAAAAAAATTCTATGTTCTGAAATCTACCTTCTGTCTGATTAATAATTGAGTCTCAGCTGTTCGACGAAATGTCTAACcgagtttgcataaaaaaaggGTTGTTGACACTAATGGGTGTGAAGTTTGTGGGCATAATGGAACACCCAACTCGTTTTTCCATGTGTGTTCGATCCAAAACAACGTCTGCTCAGTATGTAGCATCGAGATTTCGAGACCCCACGTTTGAGAAACTCATGGACAACTACAAGAACCTTCTCAAGGTCATTTCCATTCAAGACCTCATCCTTGCAAACCCAAGGAATCCATCAGTCTCCATTGATTTCCTCTCCAAGCTCTCCCAGAAGCTCCACCTAAACCGCGGGCCCATTGCCTTCCTTCGCAAGTTTCCTCACATCTTCCACATTTACTATGATCATTCCAAGTTAAAGCCCTTTTGCAAGTTAACTGACGCTGCTCTCGGTGTTACACGCCAGGAAGCGGTGGCCATCAATGCTTCTTTGCCTGTTGTTGTTGAAAGACTTGTTCGGATACTGTCCATGTCAGCATCCAGAATGGTACCTCTTAGAGCTGTCTTTAAGGTTTGGAAGGAGCTTGGGCTGCCCGATGATTTCGAGGACTCTGTTATATCTGCTAATTCTGGTGTTTTTCAGCTGTGCGATGGGCATGAACAGAATACTCATTTGTTGAAGCTGGTTGATAGTGTTTCCAGCAATGGCATTAGGGCGGCTGTTGAGGATTGGAGGGTTGTAGAGTGCTGCAAAGAGGACTGCAGTGTTGATAGGATGGAAATGCAGTTCAGTTTCAAACAGGGGTATCCCCCGGGGATGAGGTTGAGCAAGAATTTCAAGGCCAAGGTGAAGGAGTGGCAGAGGTTGCCATATGTGGGGCCTTATGAAGTGCCGGGTGAGAAGAAGAAGTCTAAGGCTGGAATGATGGCCATGGAGAAGCGAGCAGTGTCGATTGTTCATGAGTTCTTGAGTTTGACagtggagaagatggtggaaGTTGAGAAGATCAGCCAGTTTAGGAAATGGTTTGGGATTGATTTAAATATAAGGGATCTTTTCTTGGACCACCCAGGGATCTTTTATTTGTCAACCAAGGGTAAAAGACATACTGTTTTCCTGAGGGAAGCTTATGAAAGAGGGTGTTTGGTAGAACCAAATCCTGTCTATGATGCAAGAAGACGACTACTTGATCTTGTTGTTTTAGGACGTCGGGGTCTGCCAGCTGTTAATTCGAAGTTGCAGGATTCAAGCAGCTGCAATGAGGATAGACAAGAGGAAAACCAGCAAAGACATGATTTGTCACCATCTTGATTAAGGTGTcttgtttatttgtttttccatgtctagggttccttaATTTTCTTGTGTGTTGCTTTTGGAATACAAGCATCCACAATACATGGATAGCAACTTTGATTTTTGCTTGGTTGAAGCAGAATGGTATATAGGAAAACATCCTAATTAATTAGAATAGAAGCTCTATTCTCTGCTGAACTAGATGGCTGGATGGGTGA
Proteins encoded in this region:
- the LOC137831608 gene encoding WAT1-related protein At3g02690, chloroplastic; translation: MASWWCSSPSPTLAVATTTTTARRYSITSQFDIRTLRFPPSSFTRSTAAPPYLRFRVPCSNKTALPDSPAPPPDSVDCVGTGQDVECLVNTEKTELEPLSSSSSIPCLAEALWEWTVLVSPFFFWGTAMVAMKEVLPKCGPFFVSAFRLIPAGFLLVGFAASKGKSLPSGFNAWLSITLFALVDATCFQGFLAEGLQRTSAGLGSVIIDSQPLTVAVLAALLFGESIGVVGAAGLVLGVIGLVLLELPALSFDESNFSLWGSGEWWMLLAAQSMAVGTVMVRWVSKYSDSVMATGWHMIIGGLPLLLFSVLNNDPAVSGSLKEYSSTDILALLYTSVFGSAVSYGVFFYSATKGSLTKLSSLTFLTPMFASIFGFLYLGETFSPVQLVGALITVVGIYMVNFKSIAE
- the LOC137831606 gene encoding uncharacterized protein At1g65710-like, with product MFSLSLSLIKRPQSFFQKKDSFAFPFLLAPILLSVIPNTIFTLHFFFTSSVCQNSMGACLSKKKGSSTSTSSPLAATKSASAVAELKNPSLIGVNVSKPKLETDPEVKLKKENSKKVEEKHEAVPEVEGHVKKEIFIIKHRKSHDDRERNSKSPPCTTQQNVTTESMGDIAAQPAATNMGVVAVRTSSCTKEEVDAILIQCGRLSRSSSGNAVAASGEHRRKYSGSKRSYDFDHCDNDTISNDEDSKKANANESNSDLCEDERHQHRLRHRQSPSPRPSSQERRRRTPSRERDQQQRSSSRERRVSRSPGRRSSENTSANARNNSNTSSRPGKMVSVPATVSSLVMDKSNNNGGGGESAATTGIKRITVKRNVGAASPRSQSPARANGNAANANKAFNENQPPPSLSRSSSRKAEQSPYKRNPLSEIEPNSLAFPHSTANNNSSRVQNRPKKEFETEAIQRTNSSRTALDKGMTVTYNTKVQPEGDIKVQSLITDNAVVKTMVPPGLDNLKPHKLTRSRSSRRSQDLDLNPEALLNPPQSYASLLLEDIQNFHQKSTPPVSLPACVTKACSILEAVAELNSNTNLNFGGAEDRRSPPTFQCSRNDYNVPLTANDYGKREPDAEDPVVESMLVFNDDDVLESSLHKYVTVNRGGSVGGVDMEDQESSGSNSFTVGNGQQQWGISSSSWEPSSVESRDCWTSRLNYSREEGQKSPLGLEGSVSSETGCDVDGARKKLNSNGRECDHQHGSGIGRGRLGANKVLHTIPIVTASAPT
- the LOC137831610 gene encoding protein ROOT PRIMORDIUM DEFECTIVE 1, giving the protein MSNRVCIKKGLLTLMGVKFVGIMEHPTRFSMCVRSKTTSAQYVASRFRDPTFEKLMDNYKNLLKVISIQDLILANPRNPSVSIDFLSKLSQKLHLNRGPIAFLRKFPHIFHIYYDHSKLKPFCKLTDAALGVTRQEAVAINASLPVVVERLVRILSMSASRMVPLRAVFKVWKELGLPDDFEDSVISANSGVFQLCDGHEQNTHLLKLVDSVSSNGIRAAVEDWRVVECCKEDCSVDRMEMQFSFKQGYPPGMRLSKNFKAKVKEWQRLPYVGPYEVPGEKKKSKAGMMAMEKRAVSIVHEFLSLTVEKMVEVEKISQFRKWFGIDLNIRDLFLDHPGIFYLSTKGKRHTVFLREAYERGCLVEPNPVYDARRRLLDLVVLGRRGLPAVNSKLQDSSSCNEDRQEENQQRHDLSPS
- the LOC137831609 gene encoding NDR1/HIN1-like protein 6 — translated: MMAEHQRIHPVHDVEAPHRPLVPGNSYKSDRVFPKRTFPAMHSKPPKRRSCCCRFLCWTLSILLILIVAIGITVGIIYLVFRPKLPKYSVDQLRISQFSVSDSNTLSATFNVAITATNPNKKIGIYYEGGSHISALYMDTQLCEGSLPKFYQGHRNTTVLDLSLTGEAQDASALMSRIQEQLQQTNNIPLDLKVNQPVRVKLGKLKLFKIKFRVRCKLLVDNLGANNDISISSSDCKFRFRL